One Deltaproteobacteria bacterium genomic window, GTAGACCTAAATTCTATTTGTTTGATTTGGGTGTAACCAGTGCGCTTCTAGACAGACGTGAGCTACCAGCTAGGTCTAATGCATATGGAAAAGCGTTTGAACATTTTATTGCCTTAGAAATTAGAGCCTATTTGTCTTACTCAAGGAGACAGGAGGCTCTTACTTTTTGGAGAAGCCAATCTGGCATGGAAGTCGATTTTGTTATAGGCGACTCTTTGGCGATAGAAGTTAAAGCATCAGAGAGTGTTCCAGATAGAGCCCTAAAAGGACTTAAGGCATTTATCGAGGAGGGAATTTCGAAACGCCATATTGTCGTTTCGAAGGAGGCCATTAAAAGAAAAGTTGGTAAAATTGAAATTTTCCCCTGGAACGCGTTTCTGGATAGCCTATGGAAAGGCGAATTGTTTTAAGTGACAATATAACTACATCCCTCAATTGCGGCATAACAAATCATGCTGATGGTGGTTATATAGCTACTTCTATAAAACCGGCCTATTGCCTCAAATAAGAGCTTTCGCCCTAAAATACTCGCGGTTCATCCTGGCAATGGCGCTAACTTTTATTTCCTTAGGACATACGGCTTCGCATTCGTATTGGTTGGAGCAGGCTCCAAAACCCTCTTTGTCCATTGCATCAAGCATACTTACGACCCGGTCTTTTCTTTCCGGTTGTCCTTGTGGCAAAACGGCAAATTGCGAGACTTTTGCAGCAGTAAACAACATCGCCGCTGCATTCTTGCAAGACGCTACACATGCTCCACATCCAACACATGCAGCCATATCCATCGCCAAATCGGCATCATGCTTCGAGATAGGAATGCAGTTCG contains:
- a CDS encoding DUF4143 domain-containing protein, which gives rise to RPKFYLFDLGVTSALLDRRELPARSNAYGKAFEHFIALEIRAYLSYSRRQEALTFWRSQSGMEVDFVIGDSLAIEVKASESVPDRALKGLKAFIEEGISKRHIVVSKEAIKRKVGKIEIFPWNAFLDSLWKGELF